One Thalassotalea hakodatensis DNA segment encodes these proteins:
- a CDS encoding RDD family protein: MMEENQRALAEPEAETQHALPLSKQETKTILTPFAFEINKQLFGLPLAVPWRRGVALLIDFIIIAMLAETPGELLALLAALTFFRLGSKKRAKQMGKKRGIRRFILKTTGALVIFVVLIDTIPPMFNESYWKSRDTESVKVEAEPEVTSADKTSFAEQTFNKGVEWSQSVVKDLGLGFGWAALYFSVLTAIWHGQTPGKKLLKIRVVQLDGTPLSVWDSFGRYGGYGAGLATGLLGFIQIYWDPNRQAIHDKISSTIVIDVTKAKRENHPAQQAGYRVKSEQ, from the coding sequence ATGATGGAAGAAAATCAACGTGCGTTAGCTGAACCCGAAGCTGAAACGCAACATGCGTTACCATTATCAAAACAAGAAACCAAAACAATATTGACCCCCTTTGCTTTTGAGATAAATAAGCAGTTATTCGGTTTACCCTTAGCTGTTCCGTGGCGCAGAGGCGTTGCATTATTGATAGACTTTATCATTATTGCCATGCTTGCTGAGACGCCAGGCGAACTGTTAGCGTTATTAGCTGCGTTAACCTTTTTTCGTTTAGGGAGTAAAAAACGCGCTAAACAAATGGGGAAAAAGCGAGGGATTAGACGCTTTATATTAAAAACCACAGGTGCTCTTGTTATTTTTGTTGTGCTTATTGATACCATACCGCCTATGTTTAATGAAAGCTATTGGAAATCCCGCGACACGGAGTCAGTAAAAGTTGAAGCTGAACCTGAAGTTACATCAGCTGATAAAACATCGTTTGCTGAACAAACTTTTAATAAAGGGGTTGAGTGGTCACAAAGCGTGGTGAAAGATTTGGGATTAGGTTTTGGTTGGGCTGCACTATACTTTTCTGTATTAACTGCTATTTGGCATGGTCAAACGCCAGGAAAAAAATTACTAAAAATTCGTGTTGTACAGCTTGATGGTACGCCGTTGTCTGTTTGGGACAGTTTCGGTAGGTATGGCGGGTATGGTGCCGGATTAGCAACAGGGTTACTTGGTTTTATTCAAATTTATTGGGACCCTAACAGGCAAGCAATACACGATAAAATATCATCTACAATCGTGATTGATGTGACAAAAGCAAAGCGCGAAAATCATCCAGCTCAACAAGCTGGCTATCGCGTTAAATCAGAACAATGA
- a CDS encoding flagellar protein MotY, translated as MKKILIAASIALFVSQASAGIRQYQADIASSKWHLVDESRLQCTLSHSIPNYGEATFSAKANRNSNMLFELDMLGLPDNYSLAEVRSVAPNWRPGNAGRTLANMKLHKQFSPDLPKKVAWTLLSELEKGMSPTFYYNDWYNDHDKVSVGLSTSRFHKAYQKFVSCVGNLLNYSFDDISYTVLNFEFGSDKFTKASKRKINMIREYLSLDQELDIVLIDGFTDSYGGRNTNLKTSEKRANKIRQYFIENGIEPSRIEAKGYGEKRHIASNQTVLGRAKNRRVVIRMDKP; from the coding sequence ATGAAAAAAATACTTATTGCTGCCTCAATCGCCTTGTTTGTAAGCCAAGCTAGTGCTGGTATTCGACAATATCAAGCAGATATAGCAAGTTCTAAGTGGCACTTGGTCGATGAATCAAGGCTACAATGTACGTTATCGCACAGTATTCCCAATTATGGTGAAGCCACATTTTCTGCGAAAGCAAATCGAAATTCAAATATGCTCTTTGAGTTAGATATGCTTGGTTTACCCGATAACTATTCATTAGCGGAAGTACGTTCAGTTGCGCCTAATTGGCGACCAGGTAATGCCGGCAGAACGCTCGCGAACATGAAGCTTCATAAACAGTTTTCTCCTGATCTCCCTAAAAAAGTTGCGTGGACATTACTTTCTGAATTAGAAAAAGGCATGTCACCGACCTTCTATTATAATGATTGGTACAACGATCACGATAAAGTGTCAGTAGGGTTATCAACTTCACGTTTCCACAAGGCATATCAAAAATTTGTTTCGTGTGTTGGTAACTTATTGAACTATAGTTTTGATGATATTTCATATACGGTGTTAAATTTTGAATTTGGTAGCGATAAATTTACTAAAGCGTCGAAAAGAAAAATTAACATGATCAGAGAGTATTTATCGTTAGATCAAGAGTTAGATATTGTGTTAATTGATGGCTTTACCGATAGTTACGGCGGTAGAAATACAAACTTAAAAACGTCTGAGAAACGTGCGAATAAAATACGCCAGTATTTTATTGAAAATGGTATTGAACCTAGCCGAATTGAAGCGAAGGGTTATGGTGAAAAGCGCCACATAGCCTCTAACCAAACGGTTTTAGGTCGAGCAAAAAACCGCCGCGTTGTGATCAGAATGGACAAACCTTAA
- a CDS encoding carbohydrate binding family 9 domain-containing protein yields the protein MQFSFKYCAIVMLISLTSLCSNTAHSEEKNYQIPYVNQSAVIDGELTDDIWKKAKEIPLTIVNSPWNNKPSPVSTTARIVENGEFIYLSFVAKIRDNEEVKAFLGDRDSRWSDDIVGIKLDTFNTRRLNYEFFVNAYGVQHDGINNEMTQTPNRAWDGIWDSFGKLIKGGYQVEMAIPYGILNFENSTNIKTWAFELIRLYPGDTKLRISNQEIDRNNDCWLCQSPEISGFKNAKASKNLMLTPAIVATRNESRDIYDPSDEWHSKNNVDAGLDLRWNINSNNLLNATINPDFSTVESDAGQLNINKTFSLFYDEKRPFFLDNADYFSSNFDLVYTRNIADPDYGAKVTGTEGAHSYGVFVTNDTETNFIVPGNTGSNIASLAQDSHSAAMRYRYDIHEDFSIGTVSTLRDSDQYHNYVIGIDGNYRINESNQLKAQLLGSNTQYPSDLYQSFCYGSAFNDCDKPKQTACNFGDCAYTEQVHRSNKQDDFSDHAFLASYEHSSEYWGLLAEHKQIGKDFRADLGFMTLADYQSNKLTLDRFFYGDEHTPWQEVKVSGSWQIKHNENGELLEKNLQSLVGIDGPMQSYFELILNYDDKIGLRRDETQLTIDNNATLFTEKAITLYGQVEPGNNLLLQAEFIAGDKIDYNNNRLGDYQEIFAGITYSFTEKLSGEFYYTNASLDADKQDVYQAKLSELRLSYQFNVHSYLKLNLVYSDIDRNPDNNPFIGVSARNNDLSTQLIYAYKLNPQTVFYLGYSDSSYQDDFLDRLTREQRTFFTKISYAWLP from the coding sequence ATGCAGTTTTCGTTTAAATACTGCGCCATCGTGATGTTAATTTCACTAACCTCACTATGTAGTAACACCGCACACTCAGAAGAAAAAAATTATCAAATTCCATACGTTAATCAATCCGCAGTAATAGACGGAGAATTAACTGATGATATCTGGAAAAAAGCAAAAGAAATCCCATTAACAATTGTCAACAGTCCATGGAACAACAAGCCTAGCCCTGTCAGCACAACGGCTAGAATAGTTGAGAATGGTGAATTTATTTATTTATCGTTCGTGGCAAAAATCAGAGATAATGAAGAAGTGAAAGCCTTTTTAGGTGATCGTGACTCTCGATGGTCTGACGATATTGTTGGTATCAAATTAGATACTTTTAACACTAGACGATTAAATTATGAGTTTTTTGTTAATGCTTATGGTGTACAGCACGACGGCATTAATAATGAAATGACACAAACACCTAATCGCGCCTGGGATGGTATTTGGGATTCATTTGGCAAACTCATTAAAGGCGGTTATCAAGTAGAAATGGCTATTCCCTATGGCATTTTAAACTTTGAAAATAGCACAAATATCAAAACATGGGCGTTTGAATTAATTAGGTTATACCCTGGCGATACAAAACTTAGAATATCCAACCAAGAAATAGATAGAAATAACGATTGTTGGCTTTGTCAATCTCCTGAAATATCTGGTTTTAAAAACGCTAAAGCCAGTAAAAACCTAATGCTAACACCTGCCATTGTTGCAACAAGAAATGAATCGAGAGATATCTATGATCCTTCCGATGAATGGCACAGTAAAAATAACGTTGATGCAGGACTTGATTTACGATGGAATATCAACAGTAATAATTTATTAAATGCTACCATTAACCCTGATTTCTCTACGGTAGAATCAGATGCAGGTCAATTAAATATTAATAAAACCTTCTCGCTTTTTTATGATGAGAAACGCCCTTTTTTCCTAGATAACGCAGATTATTTTAGCTCTAATTTTGATTTAGTATATACCCGTAACATTGCTGATCCAGATTATGGCGCCAAGGTAACCGGTACTGAAGGTGCGCACAGTTATGGTGTTTTTGTGACTAACGATACTGAAACTAACTTTATTGTGCCGGGTAATACTGGCTCAAATATCGCCTCGTTAGCACAAGACAGTCACTCAGCGGCTATGCGGTACCGTTATGATATTCATGAAGATTTTTCAATTGGTACCGTTTCAACATTACGTGACAGTGATCAATATCACAATTATGTTATTGGTATTGATGGTAATTATCGCATCAACGAATCAAATCAATTAAAAGCTCAATTACTGGGTTCAAACACTCAATACCCGTCCGATTTATATCAAAGCTTTTGCTACGGTAGCGCTTTCAATGATTGTGATAAACCAAAACAAACAGCGTGTAACTTTGGCGATTGCGCATACACCGAGCAAGTACACAGAAGTAATAAACAAGATGATTTTAGTGATCATGCCTTTCTTGCCAGTTATGAGCATAGTTCAGAATATTGGGGCCTGCTTGCCGAGCACAAACAAATCGGTAAAGACTTTAGAGCCGATTTAGGGTTTATGACGTTAGCAGATTATCAGTCGAATAAGCTAACCTTAGATCGCTTTTTTTACGGCGATGAACATACACCGTGGCAAGAAGTTAAAGTAAGTGGTAGTTGGCAAATCAAACATAATGAAAATGGTGAGTTGCTGGAAAAAAACTTACAGTCATTAGTAGGCATAGATGGCCCGATGCAATCTTACTTCGAGCTTATTTTAAATTATGACGATAAAATAGGCTTACGACGTGATGAAACTCAGCTAACCATTGATAACAACGCAACGTTATTTACCGAGAAAGCGATCACACTGTACGGTCAAGTAGAACCGGGAAATAATTTATTGTTGCAGGCAGAGTTTATTGCTGGTGATAAGATTGACTATAACAATAATCGACTTGGTGATTACCAAGAAATATTCGCTGGTATCACCTATAGTTTCACCGAAAAACTATCAGGCGAATTTTATTACACAAACGCCAGCCTAGATGCAGATAAACAAGATGTCTATCAAGCCAAACTCTCAGAATTACGATTATCTTATCAATTTAATGTACACAGTTATCTGAAACTTAACCTTGTGTACAGTGATATTGACCGTAACCCTGATAACAACCCCTTTATTGGTGTGTCAGCACGCAATAATGATCTATCAACACAGCTTATATACGCCTATAAACTTAACCCACAAACCGTCTTTTATTTAGGGTATTCAGATAGTAGTTACCAAGATGATTTTCTAGACCGGTTAACACGAGAGCAACGCACATTTTTTACTAAAATAAGCTATGCGTGGTTGCCTTAA
- the ggt gene encoding gamma-glutamyltransferase, whose protein sequence is MRKLLLFKPYSVTSALIASLFVFQPMQSWASNTPYHVQEDREPEAATGITVKQAVIKKQFMVAAANPYATKIGYNILDQGGSAIDAAIAVQLALTLVEPQSSGIGGGAFILHWDKKHQHLTTFDGREVAPKAATPDIFLDKKNKAVPWIKAVVGGRSVGVPGVLAALKKAHDKYGKLPWKHLFTDVITLAEEGFIVSPRLQKLVEMQYNPGITELDEIREYFFPNGHAVKAGDTLKNKKLAKVYRSLSEEGISPFYQGWIAKSIVKAVQSSPVAPGKLSTEDLASYQAKEVPPVCGSYRDYRICGMAPPSSGGVAVLQILKQLEPFDIAKLAFEDAQTVHLFTQSSRLAFADRARYIADDDFVNVPTSTLVSEQYLNQRSKLINIHQDMGKATAGEVESLTALADNVSIELPSTSHISIVDADGNAISMTTSIEMAFGSAVMTEGFILNNQLTDFSLAPTVDGKLVANRLEANKRPRSSMAPTMVFNGDDLTLVVGSPGGSRIINYVAQTIMGVLDWGLDPQQAINMPKVTNRNRITTLEKGTSIVDLATELKAKGHEIAIRDLNSGIHAIEVKKSSLVGGADPRREGTVMGK, encoded by the coding sequence ATGAGGAAATTACTTTTGTTTAAGCCGTACTCCGTTACAAGTGCATTAATTGCGAGTTTATTCGTTTTTCAACCTATGCAAAGCTGGGCTAGTAATACCCCATACCATGTTCAAGAAGATAGGGAGCCTGAAGCAGCGACTGGGATCACGGTGAAGCAGGCTGTAATTAAAAAGCAGTTTATGGTTGCTGCTGCAAACCCTTATGCGACGAAAATTGGTTATAATATTTTAGATCAAGGAGGTAGCGCTATTGATGCCGCTATCGCTGTGCAATTAGCGTTGACCTTAGTGGAGCCTCAATCATCAGGTATTGGGGGAGGCGCCTTTATTCTTCATTGGGACAAAAAGCATCAACATTTAACAACGTTTGATGGGCGAGAAGTTGCACCAAAAGCAGCAACGCCTGATATTTTCTTAGATAAAAAAAATAAAGCTGTTCCATGGATTAAAGCAGTAGTTGGTGGGCGTTCTGTCGGCGTTCCTGGAGTGTTGGCGGCGCTAAAAAAAGCGCATGATAAATATGGTAAGCTTCCTTGGAAGCACCTTTTTACTGATGTGATAACGCTTGCCGAAGAGGGTTTTATCGTTTCACCTCGTTTACAAAAATTAGTTGAAATGCAATACAACCCAGGCATCACTGAACTTGATGAAATTAGGGAATACTTTTTCCCTAATGGTCATGCAGTAAAAGCGGGCGATACACTGAAAAATAAAAAGTTAGCTAAGGTGTATCGTAGTTTATCAGAAGAAGGTATCAGTCCTTTTTATCAAGGCTGGATTGCAAAGAGTATCGTCAAGGCTGTGCAATCTTCACCGGTAGCTCCTGGCAAGCTGTCTACTGAAGATTTAGCAAGCTATCAAGCGAAAGAAGTGCCACCAGTATGTGGTAGCTATCGTGATTACCGTATATGCGGTATGGCGCCTCCTAGTTCAGGTGGTGTTGCGGTATTGCAAATTCTTAAACAACTTGAACCTTTTGACATAGCAAAATTAGCTTTTGAAGATGCGCAAACAGTCCATTTATTTACACAAAGTTCGCGTTTAGCTTTTGCTGATAGAGCAAGATACATTGCAGATGATGATTTTGTTAACGTGCCTACAAGTACGTTAGTGAGTGAACAATACCTTAATCAACGAAGTAAACTCATTAATATTCATCAAGATATGGGTAAAGCAACAGCAGGTGAAGTTGAATCATTAACAGCATTAGCTGATAACGTATCGATAGAGTTACCTTCAACGAGCCATATTTCGATTGTTGACGCTGACGGTAATGCTATCTCTATGACGACGAGTATTGAAATGGCATTCGGCTCTGCAGTGATGACAGAAGGTTTTATATTAAATAATCAGCTAACAGATTTTTCATTGGCACCTACGGTTGATGGTAAGTTGGTTGCTAACCGTTTAGAAGCAAATAAACGACCAAGAAGTTCTATGGCACCAACCATGGTGTTTAATGGAGATGATCTGACACTGGTGGTTGGGTCGCCAGGAGGCAGCAGAATTATTAACTATGTTGCTCAAACTATTATGGGGGTATTAGATTGGGGGCTTGATCCGCAGCAGGCGATAAATATGCCTAAGGTGACCAACCGCAATCGTATTACCACCTTAGAAAAGGGAACGTCCATAGTGGACTTAGCAACAGAACTAAAAGCGAAAGGGCACGAGATTGCCATTCGTGACTTAAATAGTGGTATTCACGCTATTGAAGTAAAAAAGTCTAGTTTAGTGGGGGGAGCTGATCCAAGACGTGAAGGGACAGTAATGGGGAAATAA
- the cysK gene encoding cysteine synthase A, protein MANIFQDNSTAIGNTPLVKLNRVTSGNVYAKVEARNPSFSVKCRIGANMIWDAEKRGELVEGKEIIEPTSGNTGIALAFVAAARGYAITLTMPATMSLERRKLLAALGAKLELTDGAKGMGGAIAKAQEIKDSAPEKYVLLGQFENPANPEIHEKTTGPEIWEDTNGNVDIFVAGVGTGGTITGVSRYLKKTQGKDVLSVAVEPTDSPVISQKLAGEELKPGPHKIQGIGAGFIPGNLDLSVVDAVEQVSNEDAMAMAHKLMKEEGILAGISSGAAVVAAKRLAEKPENEGKNIVVILPSSAERYLSSALFTDSFSDKELVQ, encoded by the coding sequence ATGGCAAATATATTCCAAGATAACTCAACCGCAATTGGTAACACCCCTCTAGTAAAATTAAACCGCGTTACGAGCGGTAATGTTTATGCAAAAGTTGAAGCACGCAACCCAAGCTTTAGTGTTAAATGCCGAATTGGTGCAAACATGATCTGGGATGCTGAAAAGCGTGGTGAGTTAGTCGAAGGCAAAGAAATTATTGAGCCTACAAGTGGCAACACAGGCATTGCATTAGCCTTCGTTGCTGCAGCAAGAGGTTATGCTATTACCCTAACGATGCCAGCAACTATGAGCTTAGAGCGCCGTAAATTATTAGCGGCCCTTGGAGCAAAATTAGAGTTAACCGATGGCGCAAAGGGTATGGGTGGTGCAATTGCTAAAGCACAAGAAATTAAAGATTCAGCACCAGAAAAATATGTGTTGCTAGGTCAGTTTGAAAACCCTGCGAATCCTGAAATCCATGAAAAAACAACCGGTCCTGAGATTTGGGAAGATACCAACGGTAATGTTGATATCTTTGTTGCAGGTGTGGGTACTGGCGGTACGATTACAGGCGTTAGTCGTTACCTTAAAAAGACACAAGGTAAAGATGTACTCTCTGTTGCCGTAGAACCTACCGATTCTCCTGTGATTAGTCAAAAGTTAGCGGGTGAAGAATTAAAACCAGGACCACATAAAATCCAAGGCATTGGTGCTGGGTTTATTCCTGGCAACTTAGATCTTTCTGTCGTTGACGCTGTTGAACAAGTATCAAATGAAGATGCTATGGCAATGGCGCACAAGCTCATGAAAGAAGAAGGTATTTTAGCCGGTATTTCATCAGGTGCTGCAGTAGTAGCTGCGAAGAGATTAGCTGAAAAACCCGAAAATGAAGGTAAAAATATTGTCGTTATTCTACCGAGTTCAGCAGAGCGTTATTTATCAAGTGCGCTTTTCACTGATAGCTTCTCTGATAAAGAACTAGTGCAATAA
- the rrtA gene encoding rhombosortase: MPMLLPFPLRRTDLYPIALFLICILAFFLNEQYYQLFEFDRSSLEQGQLWRLLTSHMLHTNHLHLLLNLAALALLFLLHRRYYYRYEFPLLMFIAAIIVSVGVYYSSPELQRYVGMSGVLHALFIWGAIQDIKQKDHTGYLLLAGVLIKVGYEQLFGASEQLANMIDANVAIDAHLWGIIAGIIYVISTDFFFVTKKE; the protein is encoded by the coding sequence ATGCCTATGCTATTACCTTTCCCACTACGCCGTACAGATCTTTATCCAATAGCGCTTTTTCTCATTTGTATTTTAGCATTTTTCCTAAATGAACAATATTATCAACTCTTTGAGTTTGACAGATCTTCTCTTGAGCAAGGACAGTTATGGCGACTGCTTACCAGTCACATGTTACATACAAACCACCTCCATTTACTACTTAATTTGGCAGCCTTAGCGTTATTATTTTTACTACATCGCCGTTATTATTATCGCTATGAATTTCCTTTACTTATGTTTATTGCAGCCATTATTGTTAGTGTCGGTGTTTATTACAGTTCACCAGAGTTACAAAGATACGTAGGTATGTCAGGGGTACTACACGCATTATTTATTTGGGGTGCTATTCAAGACATAAAGCAAAAAGATCACACCGGCTACCTTCTTCTTGCTGGCGTGCTCATTAAGGTTGGTTATGAACAATTATTCGGCGCTAGCGAGCAACTCGCCAATATGATTGATGCGAATGTTGCGATAGATGCACATTTATGGGGAATAATTGCAGGAATTATTTACGTAATAAGCACTGATTTTTTCTTCGTAACAAAAAAAGAATAA
- a CDS encoding carbohydrate binding family 9 domain-containing protein — MPSVKTLYILACSLTIFCSCITSHNAYSKQKKDIHIPRIQGDISVDADLTDPQWQHATKVSLDIVTRPYNNTKSPISTEALLMENGEVFYLAFVAQDPDPTQIRAFIRDRDKSWGDDIVGIKIDTFNDQRAAYRFLVNPMGSQIDGIENEVTQKESDAWDGIWDSAGRLTENGYIVEMALPLRMLNFKEKTSLQDWGIELMRFYPRNEQLRISNIVLDRNNSCELCQLHTATGFKGAKQGDNLIIAPSLVSGIHQDKDNNGEWHKNNNTEASLDLRWGITADTLLNATINPDFSTVETDNAQLNINNTFALYYDEKRPFFLDNADYFDTNYNLIYTRNINAPNYGAKLTGRHNNHTYALFVTDDDTTNILIPGNRSSSVARIDDKSNAAAIRYRYSYNKDITVGWVSTLRDAKNYHNAVHGIDARFKLSTYDVFKFQYLHSNTEYPDDLFQQFCNEDNPEACQQTTPVDCQFGSCAYNENVLRTQKEKPFSGNALRAGYYHNDEKWHYFATYDTQNAGFRGDLGFISYVDHNKFAIGGDRTWYGKAGSWWTQAKIYSDWDITHNDAGDLIEREFDINASINATYSSWVQLYYTQRDKVGTRHNKSILTINDNTTLFTEQQLGIRGNIKPILGLYLSANASYGDAIDYSNNRLGKNKKFDTQVNWNVNKHLEVRLKHIFNQLDADNQNVFNARLTELRTTYQFNVKSFLRFSFVYNNTNRNANNYLYTAPENITPYHKSVGTELLYAYKINPQTVFYLGYSDNHQAERNFHDLEQQQRSVFIKVSYAWIK, encoded by the coding sequence ATGCCCTCTGTCAAAACGCTGTATATTTTGGCTTGTAGCCTAACCATCTTCTGTTCATGTATTACTAGCCATAACGCTTACAGTAAACAAAAAAAAGACATACATATTCCTCGTATCCAAGGAGATATTTCTGTTGATGCTGATCTAACTGACCCTCAATGGCAACACGCAACTAAAGTGTCGTTAGACATTGTAACCCGTCCATATAACAACACAAAAAGCCCGATAAGTACCGAGGCTTTATTGATGGAAAATGGCGAAGTATTTTATCTTGCTTTTGTTGCACAAGATCCAGACCCAACCCAAATCAGAGCCTTTATACGTGACCGCGATAAATCATGGGGCGACGATATTGTTGGTATTAAAATAGATACCTTTAACGACCAGCGCGCTGCCTACCGGTTTTTAGTCAATCCAATGGGATCTCAAATTGACGGTATCGAAAATGAAGTCACACAAAAAGAGAGTGATGCTTGGGATGGTATTTGGGACAGCGCTGGTCGTCTTACCGAGAACGGTTATATTGTTGAAATGGCACTTCCGCTTCGCATGCTTAACTTTAAAGAAAAAACAAGCTTGCAAGACTGGGGCATAGAATTAATGCGCTTTTATCCTCGAAATGAGCAATTACGCATTTCAAATATTGTACTGGATAGAAATAATAGTTGTGAGCTTTGTCAACTACATACCGCAACAGGCTTTAAAGGAGCTAAACAAGGCGACAACTTAATTATCGCACCTTCACTGGTATCAGGTATTCACCAAGATAAAGATAATAATGGAGAGTGGCACAAAAACAATAATACCGAAGCCAGCTTAGACTTACGCTGGGGTATTACCGCCGATACATTGTTAAATGCCACTATCAACCCTGACTTTTCAACCGTTGAAACTGACAATGCGCAGCTAAATATTAATAATACCTTTGCATTATATTACGACGAAAAGCGCCCTTTCTTTCTAGACAATGCTGATTATTTCGACACCAACTATAACCTTATTTATACACGTAACATCAATGCTCCTAACTATGGTGCGAAATTAACCGGCCGACATAATAATCACACATACGCACTGTTTGTTACTGACGACGACACCACTAACATTCTAATTCCAGGAAATAGATCCTCATCGGTTGCCAGAATTGATGATAAATCAAACGCAGCAGCTATTCGTTACCGCTACAGTTATAATAAAGATATTACCGTAGGTTGGGTATCAACCTTACGTGATGCAAAAAATTACCATAATGCTGTTCACGGTATCGACGCAAGATTTAAGCTATCAACGTATGATGTATTTAAATTTCAATATTTGCATTCAAATACTGAATATCCTGACGACTTATTCCAACAATTTTGCAATGAAGACAACCCCGAAGCTTGCCAGCAAACTACACCAGTAGATTGTCAATTTGGTTCATGTGCTTACAATGAAAATGTATTAAGAACACAAAAAGAAAAGCCTTTTAGCGGCAATGCCTTACGTGCAGGTTACTACCATAATGATGAAAAGTGGCATTATTTCGCTACTTACGATACCCAAAATGCAGGCTTCCGTGGGGATTTAGGTTTTATTTCTTATGTTGATCATAACAAATTTGCTATTGGCGGAGATAGAACTTGGTACGGAAAAGCAGGTAGCTGGTGGACCCAAGCAAAAATATATTCTGATTGGGACATTACCCATAATGATGCAGGTGATTTAATAGAGCGTGAGTTTGACATTAATGCCTCGATAAACGCGACTTATAGTTCATGGGTTCAACTTTACTATACACAGCGAGATAAAGTAGGCACAAGACACAATAAATCAATCTTAACGATAAATGATAATACTACATTGTTTACAGAACAACAGCTTGGTATTCGAGGTAATATTAAGCCGATTTTAGGGCTTTATTTATCGGCAAACGCCAGCTATGGTGACGCCATTGATTACAGTAATAATCGCTTAGGCAAAAACAAGAAATTTGACACGCAAGTCAATTGGAATGTTAACAAACACCTAGAAGTGCGATTAAAGCATATCTTTAATCAATTAGACGCCGACAACCAGAATGTATTCAATGCACGATTAACAGAACTGCGTACTACCTACCAATTTAACGTGAAAAGCTTTTTACGTTTTTCATTTGTGTATAACAACACAAACCGTAATGCGAATAACTATTTATATACCGCACCTGAAAACATTACGCCTTACCATAAAAGTGTTGGAACCGAATTACTGTATGCCTATAAAATCAATCCACAAACGGTATTTTATTTAGGGTATTCAGACAATCACCAAGCAGAGCGTAACTTTCATGACTTAGAACAGCAACAACGAAGTGTTTTTATTAAAGTGAGTTACGCATGGATAAAATAA
- a CDS encoding tRNA-uridine aminocarboxypropyltransferase, whose amino-acid sequence MPRAICQSCQRPKTSCICRLFVSIINDIEIVILQHPSEVKQSKGSVTLLKGSLQNCHVLQGESFKGNADYQKLFLQKNHNTVLLYPSDKSALISQLSNKNHQQGAIERIILLDGTWKKAYRMYMCNPELHSLPHIRLPDNISSLYDARSTTKKGGLSTLEAACHTLSELEDNDIKYQELLNSFKAFNQQLLAFRPSTL is encoded by the coding sequence ATGCCTAGAGCAATATGCCAAAGTTGTCAGCGACCTAAAACCAGTTGTATTTGCCGTTTATTTGTTTCAATTATCAATGATATTGAAATTGTTATTTTACAGCACCCAAGTGAGGTTAAGCAAAGCAAAGGTAGTGTTACGTTGTTAAAGGGCTCTTTGCAAAATTGCCATGTATTGCAAGGAGAGTCTTTTAAGGGTAATGCCGATTACCAAAAATTATTTTTGCAAAAAAATCATAACACGGTTTTGTTATATCCTAGTGATAAATCTGCATTAATTAGTCAGCTGAGTAACAAAAATCATCAACAAGGTGCAATTGAAAGAATAATTTTATTAGATGGTACATGGAAGAAGGCCTATCGAATGTATATGTGTAACCCTGAACTTCACTCGTTACCGCATATTCGCTTACCTGATAATATATCTAGCCTATATGATGCTAGATCAACCACTAAAAAAGGTGGCTTATCTACTTTAGAGGCTGCTTGTCATACATTGTCAGAATTAGAAGACAATGATATAAAATACCAAGAATTATTAAATAGCTTTAAAGCGTTTAACCAACAACTATTAGCCTTTAGACCTTCTACTTTATGA